A stretch of Rhododendron vialii isolate Sample 1 chromosome 4a, ASM3025357v1 DNA encodes these proteins:
- the LOC131322131 gene encoding beta-amyrin 28-monooxygenase-like — protein MEFSLYSLLPFAAFFILFPLSLALMFKPKSKISSLPPGKTGYPFIGESYDFLSNGWKGQPEKFITERMAKFSPQAFRTSLFGAPTIVMCSAPGNKFLFSNENRLVTAWWPSSIDKVFPSSTQTSSNDEMRKMRKLLPQFLRAEALHKYIGIMDSIAQKHLNSDWENKKVVEVFPLSKLYTFWLACRLFISVEDPKHVAEFLEPFELLAAGMFSIPIDLPGTPLNRAVKASNLIRKQLLTIIKQRKLDLAENRASPTQDILSHMLLTPDEDGRFMKEMDIADKILGLLVGGHDTASATITFIIKYLAELPEVYEKVYQEQMKVAESKAEGELLNWEDVQKMKYSWNVACEVLRLAPPLPGAFREAISDFMYAGFSIPKGWKLYWSAHSTHRNHQYFPEPEKFDPSRFDGNGPAPYTYVPFGGGPRMCPGKEYARLEVLAFMHNLVKRFRWEKVIPDEKIVVNPMPVPEKGLPIRLFRHQR, from the exons ATGGAGTTTTCTTTATACTCTCTCCTCCCTTTTGCCGCCTTCTTCATACTATTTCCTCTTTCATTGGCTTTGATGTTTAAGCCAAAGTCCAAAATCTCCAGTCTTCCTCCGGGAAAGACGGGTTATCCGTTCATTGGAGAGAGCTATGACTTCCTTTCCAACGGGTGGAAGGGTCAGCCGGAGAAGTTCATCACCGAAAGAATGGCCAAGTTCTCCCCACAAGCCTTCAGAACGTCGTTGTTTGGTGCCCCGACGATCGTCATGTGCAGCGCACCGGGTAACAAGTTTCTCTTTTCCAACGAGAACAGACTAGTCACGGCGTGGTGGCCCAGTTCCATTGACAAAGTCTTTCCTTCCTCAACCCAAACTTCTTCCAATGACGaaatgagaaaaatgaggaAGCTCCTTCCGCAATTCTTGAGGGCCGAAGCACTTCACAAATATATCG GTATCATGGACAGTATAGCTCAAAAGCACTTGAACTCGGACtgggaaaacaaaaaagtggTCGAAGTTTTCCCTCTCTCAAAACTATACACGTTCTGGCTCGCTTGTCGCTTGTTCATAAGCGTAGAAGATCCGAAACACGTAGCCGAATTCTTGGAGCCGTTCGAGCTCCTGGCCGCGGGGATGTTCTCGATACCGATCGATTTGCCAGGAACCCCGCTTAACCGCGCGGTCAAGGCATCAAACTTGATAAGGAAACAACTTTTAACGATTATAAAGCAGAGGAAGTTGGATTTGGCCGAGAACAGAGCGTCGCCGACGCAGGATATATTGTCTCACATGTTGTTGACGCCTGATGAGGACGGAAGATTCATGAAAGAGATGGATATAGCGGACAAGATCCTTGGCTTGCTTGTTGGAGGACATGATACTGCTAGTGCTACCATTACTTTTATTAtcaagtacctggccgagctaCCTGAAGTTTATGAAAAGGTTTACCAAG AACAAATGAAGGTTGCCGAATCAAAAGCTGAGGGAGAGCTCCTGAACTGGGAGGACGTGCAAAAGATGAAGTATTCTTGGAATGTAGCATGCGAAGTACTAAGACTTGCACCGCCCCTCCCGGGAGCTTTCAGGGAGGCCATTTCGGACTTTATGTATGCCGGTTTCTCTATCCCAAAGGGATGGAAG CTGTACTGGAGTGCACACTCTACCCATAGAAATCATCAGTACTTCCCTGAGCCTGAAAAGTTTGATCCTTCAAGATTTGACGGGAATGGGCCAGCGCCTTACACTTACGTTCCTTTCGGAGGTGGGCCTCGAATGTGTCCTGGGAAAGAATATGCTAGATTGGAAGTTCTCGCCTTCATGCACAACTTGGTGAAAAGATTTAGGTGGGAGAAGGTAATTCCGGATGAAAAGATCGTTGTAAATCCAATGCCCGTCCCGGAAAAAGGCCTTCCAATTCGACTTTTCCGTCACCAGCGGTAA